The nucleotide sequence CGCTGATAACGCATACTTCCTGGATTCCGGGATGCCGGAACATCACCGCCTCGAGTTCGGCCGGCCACACCTTGTAGCCGGATGCGTTGATCATTCGCTTGAGCCGATCCGTGATGAAGAAGTAGCCAGCTTCGCCCTGATACCCCAGATCGCCGGTACGCAGGAAGCGCTTGCCGTCGATCGTGATGAACGCCTGCTCCGTGGCATCGGCGCGACGCCAATAGCCGCGAAAGACTTGCGGGCCGTGAACGACAATCTCGCCCTGCTCTCCCACCGCCATCTCGGCGTTCGTGTCGATATCGATCACCCGCGCATCGACGCTGATGAAAGGGATGCCCAGGCACTGAAGTTTCGGCGCGTCACACGGATTGAACAGCGTGACAGCAGCGGATTCGGTGAGGCCGTAGCCTTCGACAAACCGCAGCCCGAATTGATCAAACAGCCGCTCGGCGATAGCCTGAGGCATGGCTGAACCGCCGCCCCCAATATAGACAAGACTAGAAAAGTCATATTGCGCGAGCTGCGGACTTGCCAGCAGGTCAATGATCATCGTCGGAATGCAAGTCCAGTGGCTCACCCCATGTTGCGAGATGAGTTGTCCCGCCACGTCGCGGTCCCATCGGGGCATGATCACCAAAGTCCCACCGGCGAAAATCGACGCGTGCATCACGCAAACGAGACCGGTGATATGAAACAGGGGCAGAACGGCCAGGCTCACCATTTCGGGCGTGCCATCAAGCCAGAATGACGTGGCCATTGCATTGTGCATGACGCTCGCGTGCGTCAGCATGCACCCTTTTGGAAGTCCCGTTGTGCCACTGGTATAGGGGAGAAGCGCCAGATCATCCCGGCACGCGACCAGATCCGGCAATACATCCTGCGCCTGAAGAGCATCCTGCCAATGATGAACGGCACCCCGCCCCAGGCTGGGCAACGGATGATGCGCCGTTAGCCAATCCCGCCATTGCGCTGGTATCGCAGAAAATGAACCATTCGATGAACCGATGACATCGGCGAACTGCGAAACAATCAAATGATGCAGATGATCCGCCGTCTCTATCCCATCGCTGGCGGCAGCGACCTCTCCTGCAAGGTCCCCGGTTGTAATAGCCACCGTGGCTTGCGCATCACTGATGTAGTGACGCAACTCCGCCGCGCGGTTCATCGGGTTCACCGGCACGACGACCGCGTTGGCGCGGGCAATCGCATAGTGGGCGATAACAAGTTGGGGGCAGTTCTGCATGACCACCAACACGCGATCACCAGACTGAACTCCAAGTGCTGCAAGACGCGCGGCAAGACGCGCGACCGCGTTCTCCAATTCCGCGTAAGTGATACGGCTGTCAAAAAATGCCAAGGCCGTCTTGTTCGGATAGCGCTTTGCACTGACAGACAGGCTATCCCACAGCGAGACAGTCGGCGGCTCCATCGCCGCAGGCAACCGAGCCGGCCAGACCTTCCACGATCGTTTCTCTTGTCGCGTCATCTTCTATTCAACTTCAGGCAAAGGGAAGAACGTCAACTGCGACTCTTCCAATACTGACTGGGAGGGACGACCGCTCCTCGCGCGGCTCAGGAATTCACACCTTCGGCGCGCGAGGCTGCAAGCACATCCTTTCCAAACCCGGCGGTGGTCTAAT is from Afipia massiliensis and encodes:
- a CDS encoding long-chain-fatty-acid--CoA ligase, coding for MTRQEKRSWKVWPARLPAAMEPPTVSLWDSLSVSAKRYPNKTALAFFDSRITYAELENAVARLAARLAALGVQSGDRVLVVMQNCPQLVIAHYAIARANAVVVPVNPMNRAAELRHYISDAQATVAITTGDLAGEVAAASDGIETADHLHHLIVSQFADVIGSSNGSFSAIPAQWRDWLTAHHPLPSLGRGAVHHWQDALQAQDVLPDLVACRDDLALLPYTSGTTGLPKGCMLTHASVMHNAMATSFWLDGTPEMVSLAVLPLFHITGLVCVMHASIFAGGTLVIMPRWDRDVAGQLISQHGVSHWTCIPTMIIDLLASPQLAQYDFSSLVYIGGGGSAMPQAIAERLFDQFGLRFVEGYGLTESAAVTLFNPCDAPKLQCLGIPFISVDARVIDIDTNAEMAVGEQGEIVVHGPQVFRGYWRRADATEQAFITIDGKRFLRTGDLGYQGEAGYFFITDRLKRMINASGYKVWPAELEAVMFRHPGIQEVCVISANDAYRGETVKAVVVRKPSHTGLTEQDIIDWCRAQISAYKAPRIVQFVDALPKNASGKVMWRRLQEAESARSQ